One part of the Rutidosis leptorrhynchoides isolate AG116_Rl617_1_P2 chromosome 1, CSIRO_AGI_Rlap_v1, whole genome shotgun sequence genome encodes these proteins:
- the LOC139866752 gene encoding uncharacterized protein isoform X1 codes for MNSLIQFGPHYIQSLTIYRTEDENKYSKPMPWIGIYIALASLFIMLAVVADLLHALKNKKLWFPCKYFTLNAASLTVMAVAMKLPVDLTTLMPGIVDQYAKLGSLSFMCTMMANLLPSLATMDNNELVTNIIALGILVITVVVNVCIEITTGVVLPPEVEDFIAQRFECIKISAIIYLVMLLMLLIIHISSALTIVKSKQQLESKYQTRHETALKGQGIFAVVKLKEHVKKYWIMAGTGSPQFMTVCSATTSASGVICASTTILHVLMMIRYIRYTNLGYKSYYTRDNQSDYRWSTLVIFVTQFITVLLGTIAPVSRCFVNLSFEFSIKWIWNHIKVFKVESYWTQKLCDWKQSSIPFFSRNRNIKIITKNLKILILNFCIIFQKIVVVTCKTIAMIPTFIVICVLCCKSCKKCLKAIFSDSDIVLGNTASQQGTSIDLSHFVIKFQDDTELTTTTFNHILNSMDILIKKSEKQQPYNLLKLLKRPNGFEGVESFDKHDVTGLLTKEPHNSWTLPVVTLTCIAISLPTIPKNRVDRLLLSVSEGLVYVRLVEKVLNGMDEYLCIQKAAEMLWLEVEDSHKWLGNKLHKLPRQVNTARQILQWFKDTAKKVVDEVNSRDLESAKANSIQKSICANSMYRITETMLLSYHTNIDQVCEEELFEKLSWLVSDILAACLTNLPQVIITKCHESAIEKREASVTDVVKLLGTTEKIIISLQERELPNLNQDEFPFIDKWRAKLMHTSP; via the exons ATGAATTCATTGATACAATTTGGTCCCCATTATATACAGAG CCTAACAATATACCGTACAGAAGATGAAAACAAGTACAGCAAACCAATGCCATGGATCGGGATATATATCGCGTTAGCTTCTCTGTTTATCATGCTTGCAGTGGTGGCTGATTTATTACATGCTTTGAAAAACAAAAAACTATGGTTTCCATGTAAATATTTTACACTCAATGCTGCTTCTCTCACAGTGATGGCTGTTGCAATGAAGCTACCTGTGGATCTAACTACTCTAATGCCAGGTATTGTAGACCAATATGCTAAGCTCGGAAGCTTGTCTTTTATGTGCACAATGATGGCTAACTTGTTGCCTTCACTAGCAACCATGGACAACAATGAACTTGTCACAAACATCATAGCTTTAGGTATTCTAGTTATCACTGTCGTTGTGAATGTCTGCATTGAGATAACAACAGGAGTTGTTCTCCCCCCCGAAGTTGAAGATTTTATTGCTCAACGATTTGAATGCATCAAGATATCAGCAATCATTTATTTGGTTATGTTACTCATGTTGCTAATAATACACATATCTTCGGCTTTAACGATTGTAAAGTCCAAACAACAATTAGAATCGAAATACCAAACACGTCACGAAACAGCTCTCAAGGGCCAAGGAATATTTGCAGTTGTGAAGCTAAAGGAGCATGTTAAAAAATACTGGATTATGGCAGGAACTGGAAGCCCTCAATTCATGACAGTTTGCTCTGCTACAACTTCAGCTTCCGGGGTAATATGTGCTTCAACCACCATCCTACACGTTCTTATGATGATTCGGTATATTAGATATACAAACTTGGGCTATAAATCATATTATACAAGGGACAATCAGTCAGATTATAGGTGGTCAACATTAGTAATTTTCGTAACACAATTTATCACAGTCCTACTTGGTACAATTGCACCAGTTTCAAGATGTTTTGTGAACTTGAGCTTCGAGTTTTCCATTAAATGGATTTGGAACCATATTAAGGTCTTTAAAGTTGAGAGCTATTGGACTCAGAAGTTGTGTGATTGGAAACAGAGTAGCATACCGTTCTTTTCTAGAAATCGCAATATCAAGATCATCACTAAGAATCTAAAAATCCTGATTCTCAACTTTTGTATAATATTTCAGAAGATAGTCGTGGTGACATGCAAAACGATAGCGATGATACCAACTTTCATTGTAATTTGTGTCTTGTGTTGTAAATCTTGTAAAAAGTGCTTAAAGGCAATATTTAGTGATTCGGATATTGTGTTAGGTAATACGGCTAGTCAGCAGGGTACAAGCATAGATCTTAGCCATTTTGTTATAAAATTTCAAGATGATACGGAGCTTACTACGACAACATTCAACCATATTTTGAACTCAATGGACATCTTAATCAAGAAGTCGGAAAAGCAACAACCGTATAACCTCTTGAAGCTACTAAAGAGACCTAATGGTTTTGAAGGTGTTGAAAGTTTTGATAAGCATGATGTTACAGGTTTACTTACAAAAGAACCCCATAATAGTTGGACCTTACCCGTGGTAACCTTGACGTGCATCGCTATTTCTCTTCCCACCATCCCAAAGAACAGAGTTGATAGATTGTTGCTAAGTGTAAGTGAAGGTCTTGTATACGTTAGGCTTGTGGAAAAAGTACTCAATGGTATGGATGAATACTTATGCATTCAAAAAGCGGCTGAAATGTTGTGGTTAGAAGTCGAAGATTCTCATAAGTGGTTAGGAAATAAGCTTCACAAGCTACCTCGTCAAGTAAATACAGCAAGACAAATATTGCAATGGTTCAAAGATACAGCAAAAAAAGTGGTAGATGAGGTAAACAGTAGGGATCTTGAAAGCGCAAAAGCTAATTCCATACAAAAGTCTATTTGTGCCAACTCGATGTATCGGATCACTGAAACAATGTTGCTTTCATACCACACCAACATTGACCAGGTTTGTGAAGAGGAACTATTTGAGAAATTATCATGGTTGGTCTCTGACATATTGGCCGCTTGTTTGACCAACTTACCTCAAGTCATAATAACTAAATGCCATGAAAGTGCAATTGAGAAGAGGGAGGCGAGTGTCACTGATGTAGTCAAACTCCTTGGTACGACTGAAAAGATAATCATCAGCCTTCAAGAACGTGAACTTCCAAACTTGAATCAAGATGAGTTTCCTTTTATTGACAAGTGGCGTGCTAAATTAATGCATACCTCTCCTTAA
- the LOC139866752 gene encoding uncharacterized protein isoform X2, which translates to MCTMMANLLPSLATMDNNELVTNIIALGILVITVVVNVCIEITTGVVLPPEVEDFIAQRFECIKISAIIYLVMLLMLLIIHISSALTIVKSKQQLESKYQTRHETALKGQGIFAVVKLKEHVKKYWIMAGTGSPQFMTVCSATTSASGVICASTTILHVLMMIRYIRYTNLGYKSYYTRDNQSDYRWSTLVIFVTQFITVLLGTIAPVSRCFVNLSFEFSIKWIWNHIKVFKVESYWTQKLCDWKQSSIPFFSRNRNIKIITKNLKILILNFCIIFQKIVVVTCKTIAMIPTFIVICVLCCKSCKKCLKAIFSDSDIVLGNTASQQGTSIDLSHFVIKFQDDTELTTTTFNHILNSMDILIKKSEKQQPYNLLKLLKRPNGFEGVESFDKHDVTGLLTKEPHNSWTLPVVTLTCIAISLPTIPKNRVDRLLLSVSEGLVYVRLVEKVLNGMDEYLCIQKAAEMLWLEVEDSHKWLGNKLHKLPRQVNTARQILQWFKDTAKKVVDEVNSRDLESAKANSIQKSICANSMYRITETMLLSYHTNIDQVCEEELFEKLSWLVSDILAACLTNLPQVIITKCHESAIEKREASVTDVVKLLGTTEKIIISLQERELPNLNQDEFPFIDKWRAKLMHTSP; encoded by the coding sequence ATGTGCACAATGATGGCTAACTTGTTGCCTTCACTAGCAACCATGGACAACAATGAACTTGTCACAAACATCATAGCTTTAGGTATTCTAGTTATCACTGTCGTTGTGAATGTCTGCATTGAGATAACAACAGGAGTTGTTCTCCCCCCCGAAGTTGAAGATTTTATTGCTCAACGATTTGAATGCATCAAGATATCAGCAATCATTTATTTGGTTATGTTACTCATGTTGCTAATAATACACATATCTTCGGCTTTAACGATTGTAAAGTCCAAACAACAATTAGAATCGAAATACCAAACACGTCACGAAACAGCTCTCAAGGGCCAAGGAATATTTGCAGTTGTGAAGCTAAAGGAGCATGTTAAAAAATACTGGATTATGGCAGGAACTGGAAGCCCTCAATTCATGACAGTTTGCTCTGCTACAACTTCAGCTTCCGGGGTAATATGTGCTTCAACCACCATCCTACACGTTCTTATGATGATTCGGTATATTAGATATACAAACTTGGGCTATAAATCATATTATACAAGGGACAATCAGTCAGATTATAGGTGGTCAACATTAGTAATTTTCGTAACACAATTTATCACAGTCCTACTTGGTACAATTGCACCAGTTTCAAGATGTTTTGTGAACTTGAGCTTCGAGTTTTCCATTAAATGGATTTGGAACCATATTAAGGTCTTTAAAGTTGAGAGCTATTGGACTCAGAAGTTGTGTGATTGGAAACAGAGTAGCATACCGTTCTTTTCTAGAAATCGCAATATCAAGATCATCACTAAGAATCTAAAAATCCTGATTCTCAACTTTTGTATAATATTTCAGAAGATAGTCGTGGTGACATGCAAAACGATAGCGATGATACCAACTTTCATTGTAATTTGTGTCTTGTGTTGTAAATCTTGTAAAAAGTGCTTAAAGGCAATATTTAGTGATTCGGATATTGTGTTAGGTAATACGGCTAGTCAGCAGGGTACAAGCATAGATCTTAGCCATTTTGTTATAAAATTTCAAGATGATACGGAGCTTACTACGACAACATTCAACCATATTTTGAACTCAATGGACATCTTAATCAAGAAGTCGGAAAAGCAACAACCGTATAACCTCTTGAAGCTACTAAAGAGACCTAATGGTTTTGAAGGTGTTGAAAGTTTTGATAAGCATGATGTTACAGGTTTACTTACAAAAGAACCCCATAATAGTTGGACCTTACCCGTGGTAACCTTGACGTGCATCGCTATTTCTCTTCCCACCATCCCAAAGAACAGAGTTGATAGATTGTTGCTAAGTGTAAGTGAAGGTCTTGTATACGTTAGGCTTGTGGAAAAAGTACTCAATGGTATGGATGAATACTTATGCATTCAAAAAGCGGCTGAAATGTTGTGGTTAGAAGTCGAAGATTCTCATAAGTGGTTAGGAAATAAGCTTCACAAGCTACCTCGTCAAGTAAATACAGCAAGACAAATATTGCAATGGTTCAAAGATACAGCAAAAAAAGTGGTAGATGAGGTAAACAGTAGGGATCTTGAAAGCGCAAAAGCTAATTCCATACAAAAGTCTATTTGTGCCAACTCGATGTATCGGATCACTGAAACAATGTTGCTTTCATACCACACCAACATTGACCAGGTTTGTGAAGAGGAACTATTTGAGAAATTATCATGGTTGGTCTCTGACATATTGGCCGCTTGTTTGACCAACTTACCTCAAGTCATAATAACTAAATGCCATGAAAGTGCAATTGAGAAGAGGGAGGCGAGTGTCACTGATGTAGTCAAACTCCTTGGTACGACTGAAAAGATAATCATCAGCCTTCAAGAACGTGAACTTCCAAACTTGAATCAAGATGAGTTTCCTTTTATTGACAAGTGGCGTGCTAAATTAATGCATACCTCTCCTTAA